In one window of Pseudomonas benzenivorans DNA:
- a CDS encoding lytic murein transglycosylase, with amino-acid sequence MPYLLLRGLSHTATACLLLLLTACAEAPAQPLASAPTTAVTSTSPTAAIAAPLLSFDEWRSLLRSDAIAAGIDAGLFDRAFAGVTLDPKVIAADNNQPEFSRPIWDYIDGALSTARVAQGRLLKAQHRPTLKAIRSAYAVDHEVLIAIWGMESNFGSNIGSNNVIRSLATLAYDGRRQVFWRSQLLAALQILQAGDSTTQQLIGSWAGAMGQTQFMPTTFNQYAVDFDGDGRRDLWRSAPDALASAANYLHDSGWDNGQPWGFEVRLPSPFDYALADPEVRLSLTQWRALGIEPVNPVDAREDNMASLFLPAGHRGPAFLLLNNFRSILKYNNSTAYALAIGLLSDALDGQPGVQAAWPRSDRQLGRSERVELQALLTQNGFEPGPADGIIGANTRKAVRAFQQRLGQPADGYPSYELLQQLRKR; translated from the coding sequence ATGCCCTACCTGCTTCTTCGTGGCCTGAGTCATACCGCCACGGCCTGCCTGCTTCTGTTGCTGACTGCCTGCGCCGAGGCCCCCGCGCAGCCCCTGGCGTCCGCTCCGACAACGGCAGTCACCAGCACGAGTCCGACCGCGGCCATCGCCGCCCCGCTGCTCAGTTTCGACGAGTGGCGCAGCCTGCTGCGCAGCGACGCCATAGCCGCCGGCATCGATGCCGGGCTGTTCGACCGGGCCTTTGCCGGTGTCACCCTCGACCCCAAGGTCATCGCCGCCGACAACAACCAGCCCGAGTTCAGCCGCCCGATCTGGGACTACATCGATGGCGCCCTCTCCACCGCGCGTGTGGCCCAGGGGCGCTTGCTCAAGGCCCAGCACCGGCCGACCCTCAAGGCCATTCGCAGCGCCTACGCCGTCGACCACGAAGTGCTGATCGCCATCTGGGGCATGGAAAGCAACTTCGGCAGCAACATCGGCAGCAACAACGTGATCCGCTCGCTGGCGACCCTGGCCTACGACGGCCGCCGTCAGGTCTTCTGGCGCAGCCAGTTGCTGGCAGCCCTGCAGATCCTGCAGGCCGGCGACAGCACGACGCAGCAGTTGATCGGCTCCTGGGCCGGGGCCATGGGGCAGACCCAGTTCATGCCGACCACCTTCAACCAGTACGCGGTGGACTTCGATGGCGACGGCCGCCGCGACCTGTGGCGCTCGGCCCCCGATGCACTGGCCTCTGCCGCCAACTACCTGCACGACTCGGGCTGGGACAATGGCCAGCCCTGGGGCTTCGAGGTGCGCCTGCCGTCGCCCTTCGATTACGCCCTGGCCGACCCGGAAGTGCGCCTCAGCCTGACGCAATGGCGAGCGCTGGGCATCGAACCGGTCAACCCGGTAGACGCCCGGGAGGACAACATGGCCAGCCTGTTCCTGCCGGCCGGCCACCGGGGCCCCGCGTTCCTGCTGCTCAACAACTTCCGCAGCATCCTCAAGTACAACAACTCCACGGCCTACGCCCTGGCCATCGGCCTGCTCTCGGACGCCCTCGACGGTCAGCCTGGCGTGCAAGCCGCCTGGCCGCGTTCCGACCGCCAACTGGGCCGCAGCGAGCGGGTCGAGCTGCAGGCGCTGCTGACCCAGAACGGCTTCGAACCGGGTCCGGCGGATGGCATCATCGGCGCCAACACGCGCAAAGCCGTACGCGCCTTCCAGCAACGCCTCGGTCAGCCGGCCGACGGCTACCCGAGCTATGAGCTGCTGCAGCAACTGCGCAAGCGCTGA
- the rsfS gene encoding ribosome silencing factor has product MRSDELVKLAIAALEDIKAQDITTIDVRDKTSITDFMVIASGTSSRHVKSLVDNVLEKVKEQGVRPLGSEGLDSGEWALLDLGDIVVHVMLPTARQFYDLERLWQGAEQSRAQHGTDHE; this is encoded by the coding sequence ATGCGCAGCGACGAGCTGGTCAAACTGGCGATCGCCGCCCTGGAAGACATCAAGGCGCAGGACATCACCACCATCGATGTACGCGATAAGACCAGCATCACCGACTTCATGGTGATCGCCAGCGGCACCTCCAGCCGCCACGTCAAGTCGCTGGTCGACAACGTGCTGGAGAAGGTCAAGGAGCAGGGCGTGCGTCCGCTCGGCAGCGAAGGCCTGGACAGCGGCGAGTGGGCGCTGCTCGACCTGGGCGACATCGTCGTTCACGTGATGCTGCCGACCGCCCGCCAGTTCTACGACCTCGAGCGCCTGTGGCAGGGGGCCGAGCAGAGCCGCGCGCAGCACGGCACGGACCACGAATAA
- a CDS encoding DUF493 domain-containing protein gives MTDTDVQAPKIEFPCERYPIKVIGDAGEGFADLVVEVVQRHAPDLDASTLVVRDSRNGRFLSVQVLITATSVDQLQAIHVDLRATGRVHMVL, from the coding sequence ATGACCGATACCGACGTACAAGCCCCGAAAATCGAATTTCCCTGCGAGCGCTACCCGATCAAGGTGATCGGCGATGCCGGCGAGGGTTTCGCCGACCTGGTGGTGGAGGTGGTGCAGCGCCATGCCCCCGACCTCGACGCCTCGACCCTGGTGGTGCGCGACAGCCGTAACGGCCGTTTCCTCTCGGTGCAGGTGCTGATCACCGCCACCAGCGTCGACCAGCTGCAGGCCATCCATGTCGACCTGCGCGCCACCGGCCGCGTGCACATGGTGCTCTAG
- the mrdA gene encoding penicillin-binding protein 2: MPQPIRLKDHEKDARLIRARALVGALVVLLLTAVLVVRLYYLQVVQYEYHSTLSENNRVHVQPIPPNRGLIFDRNGVIIADNRPSFSLTLTRERAGDWEQVLDVIVEVLELGTDERALFEKRVRQGRRPFEPVPVLFELTEEQIARVAINQFRLPGVEVVARLVRHYPLGEHFAHSVGYVGRINERELKELDPVAYSGTHHIGKTGIERFYEAQLHGEVGYEEVETNARGRVLRVLKRTDPLPGKDIVLTLDARLQKAAEEALGGRRGAIVAIQPATGEVLAMVSQPSFDPNPFVTGIGFQAYADLRDSIDRPLYNRVLRGLYPPGSTIKPMVAVAGLDAGVVTPTSRVFDPGFYQLPGHSHKYRNWNRSGDGWVSLELAIARSNDTYFYDLAHKMGIDRMHDYMTRFGLGQRVALDMFEETAGLMPSRDWKRARYRQPWYPGETLILGIGQGYMQTTPLQLAQAVTLMANRGKWIRPHLAKSIEGRPPVDEEPMPDIVLRDPKAWDYARFGMEQVMHGARGTARKVGDSAVYRIAGKSGTAQVVAIKQGEKYDRNKVAERHRDHALFVAFAPTENPQIAVAVMVENGESGSGVAAPVVKQVMDAWLLDEDGQLKAEYAPPLSAEAGQR; encoded by the coding sequence ATGCCGCAGCCGATCCGCCTCAAGGACCACGAAAAAGACGCGCGCCTGATCCGTGCGCGTGCGCTGGTCGGTGCCCTGGTGGTGCTGTTGCTCACCGCGGTGCTGGTGGTTCGTCTCTACTACCTGCAGGTGGTGCAGTACGAGTACCACTCGACCCTGTCGGAAAACAACCGGGTGCACGTGCAGCCGATCCCGCCCAACCGCGGGCTGATCTTCGACCGCAACGGGGTGATCATCGCCGACAACCGGCCGAGCTTCAGCCTGACCCTGACCCGCGAGCGGGCCGGGGACTGGGAGCAGGTGCTGGACGTCATAGTCGAGGTGCTGGAGCTGGGCACGGACGAGCGGGCGCTGTTCGAGAAGCGCGTGCGCCAGGGGCGGCGGCCGTTCGAGCCGGTGCCGGTGCTGTTCGAGCTCACCGAGGAGCAGATCGCCCGCGTCGCCATCAACCAGTTCCGCCTGCCCGGGGTCGAGGTGGTCGCCCGTCTGGTGCGCCACTACCCGCTGGGCGAGCACTTCGCCCATTCGGTCGGCTATGTCGGGCGGATCAACGAACGGGAGCTGAAGGAGCTAGATCCTGTGGCGTACAGCGGCACCCACCATATCGGCAAGACCGGCATCGAGCGCTTCTACGAGGCGCAGCTGCACGGCGAAGTCGGTTACGAGGAGGTCGAGACCAATGCCCGCGGCCGGGTGCTGCGGGTGCTCAAGCGCACCGACCCGCTGCCCGGCAAGGACATCGTGCTGACCCTCGATGCGCGCCTGCAGAAGGCCGCCGAGGAGGCCCTGGGCGGTCGCCGCGGCGCCATCGTGGCGATCCAGCCGGCCACCGGCGAGGTGCTGGCCATGGTCAGCCAGCCGAGCTTCGACCCCAATCCCTTCGTCACCGGCATCGGCTTTCAGGCCTATGCCGACCTGCGCGACTCCATCGACCGGCCGCTGTACAACCGGGTGCTGCGCGGCCTCTACCCGCCGGGCTCGACCATCAAGCCGATGGTGGCGGTGGCCGGTCTGGATGCCGGGGTGGTGACGCCGACCAGCCGGGTGTTCGACCCGGGCTTCTATCAGCTGCCGGGGCACAGCCACAAGTACCGCAACTGGAACCGCAGCGGCGATGGCTGGGTGAGCCTGGAACTGGCCATCGCCCGTTCCAACGACACCTACTTCTACGACCTGGCGCACAAGATGGGCATCGACCGCATGCACGACTACATGACCCGCTTCGGCCTGGGCCAGCGGGTGGCCCTGGACATGTTCGAGGAGACCGCCGGGCTGATGCCGTCGCGCGACTGGAAGCGCGCGCGCTATCGCCAGCCCTGGTACCCGGGCGAGACCCTGATCCTCGGCATCGGCCAGGGCTACATGCAGACCACGCCGCTGCAGCTGGCCCAGGCCGTGACCCTGATGGCCAACCGCGGCAAGTGGATTCGCCCGCACCTGGCCAAGAGCATCGAGGGGCGGCCGCCGGTGGACGAGGAGCCCATGCCGGACATCGTGCTGCGCGATCCCAAGGCCTGGGACTATGCGCGCTTCGGCATGGAGCAGGTGATGCACGGGGCCCGCGGTACCGCGCGCAAGGTCGGCGACAGCGCCGTCTACCGCATCGCCGGCAAGAGCGGCACGGCCCAGGTGGTGGCGATCAAGCAGGGCGAGAAGTACGACCGCAACAAGGTGGCCGAGCGCCACCGCGACCACGCCCTGTTCGTCGCCTTCGCCCCGACGGAGAATCCGCAGATCGCCGTGGCGGTAATGGTGGAGAACGGCGAGTCCGGCTCCGGGGTGGCGGCGCCCGTGGTCAAGCAGGTGATGGACGCCTGGCTGCTGGATGAAGACGGCCAGCTCAAGGCCGAATATGCGCCGCCGCTGAGTGCGGAGGCCGGCCAGCGATGA
- the lipA gene encoding lipoyl synthase, which yields MSDTSSPKPVASGDKFRTVQGITAIKDGQKRRASAEPQVFEPKPKWLRVKAPGGSRFEAVKRNVGEHRLSTVCQESHCPNMGECWSNGTATIMLMGSVCTRACRFCAVDTGNPNGWLDLEEPQNTAKSVELMALRYIVLTSVDRDDLDDGGAAHYAACVRAIKENTPQVVVEALTPDFDGDLPSIERVVDSGLEVFAQNVETVKRLTHVVRDPRAGYEKTLHVLAHAKRHRPDVLTKTSLMLGLGETDEEVVETMDDLRAIGVDILTLGQYLQPTRNHLPVKRWVSPEEFNRFRDIGLEKGFMEVAAGPLVRSSYRADKVFEKNNLGLAAPVPVPGQESDPSLIPALNLN from the coding sequence ATGTCAGACACGTCCTCGCCCAAACCCGTTGCCAGCGGCGACAAATTCCGCACCGTTCAGGGCATCACCGCGATCAAGGATGGCCAGAAGCGCCGTGCCTCGGCCGAACCCCAGGTCTTCGAACCCAAGCCCAAGTGGCTGCGGGTCAAGGCGCCCGGCGGCAGCCGCTTCGAGGCGGTCAAGCGCAATGTCGGCGAGCACCGCCTGAGCACCGTGTGCCAGGAGTCGCACTGCCCGAACATGGGCGAGTGCTGGTCCAACGGCACCGCCACCATCATGCTGATGGGCTCGGTATGCACCCGCGCCTGCCGCTTCTGCGCGGTGGATACCGGCAACCCGAACGGCTGGCTGGACCTGGAAGAACCGCAGAACACCGCCAAGTCGGTCGAACTCATGGCGCTGCGCTATATCGTGCTGACCTCGGTGGATCGCGACGACCTGGACGATGGCGGCGCCGCTCACTACGCCGCCTGCGTGCGCGCCATCAAGGAGAATACGCCGCAGGTGGTGGTGGAAGCCCTGACCCCCGACTTCGACGGCGACCTGCCGTCCATCGAGCGGGTGGTGGACTCCGGCCTCGAGGTGTTCGCGCAGAACGTCGAGACGGTCAAGCGCCTGACCCATGTGGTGCGCGACCCCCGTGCCGGCTACGAGAAGACCCTGCACGTGCTGGCGCATGCCAAGCGCCACCGCCCGGACGTATTGACCAAGACCAGCCTTATGCTGGGCCTGGGCGAGACCGACGAGGAAGTCGTCGAGACCATGGACGACCTGCGCGCCATCGGCGTGGACATCCTCACCCTCGGCCAGTACCTGCAGCCCACCCGCAACCACCTGCCGGTCAAGCGCTGGGTCAGCCCGGAAGAGTTCAATAGGTTCCGCGATATCGGCCTGGAAAAGGGCTTCATGGAAGTGGCGGCCGGCCCGCTGGTGCGCTCCAGCTACCGGGCCGACAAGGTCTTCGAGAAGAACAACCTGGGTCTGGCCGCACCGGTTCCGGTGCCGGGCCAGGAGAGCGACCCGAGCCTCATTCCGGCACTCAACCTGAACTAA
- the lipB gene encoding lipoyl(octanoyl) transferase LipB, which produces MSELVVRRLGVVDYLPTLEAMRRLTAERDALTPDEIWLLQHPKVFTQGQAGKAEHVLAPGDIPVIQVERGGQVTYHGPGQLVAYLMLDLRRLNLGVRELVTAMEQSLVDVLAGYGIEAAPKADAPGVYVKGEKIASLGLRVSRGCSFHGLALNVDMDMSPFWRINPCGYAGLKMVQLRDLLDAPPAFDEVAQRLEQALRRRLGYATP; this is translated from the coding sequence GTGTCCGAGCTCGTCGTGCGCCGTCTCGGCGTCGTGGATTATCTGCCGACCCTGGAAGCGATGCGCCGGCTCACGGCCGAGCGCGACGCGCTGACGCCCGACGAAATCTGGTTGTTGCAGCATCCGAAGGTGTTCACCCAGGGCCAGGCCGGCAAGGCCGAGCATGTGCTGGCGCCGGGCGATATCCCGGTGATTCAGGTCGAGCGCGGCGGGCAGGTGACCTACCACGGCCCGGGCCAGCTGGTGGCCTATCTGATGCTGGACCTGCGCCGCCTGAACCTGGGCGTGCGCGAGCTGGTGACGGCGATGGAGCAGAGCCTGGTGGATGTGCTGGCCGGCTACGGTATTGAGGCCGCCCCCAAGGCCGATGCGCCGGGCGTCTACGTCAAGGGCGAGAAGATCGCCTCGTTGGGGCTGCGGGTCAGCCGCGGCTGTTCGTTCCACGGCCTGGCGCTCAACGTGGACATGGACATGTCGCCCTTCTGGCGGATCAACCCCTGCGGCTATGCGGGGCTGAAAATGGTGCAGTTGCGGGACCTGCTCGACGCGCCGCCGGCGTTTGACGAGGTGGCGCAGCGTCTCGAGCAGGCGCTACGCCGGCGCCTGGGTTACGCGACCCCGTAG
- a CDS encoding D-alanyl-D-alanine carboxypeptidase family protein, whose amino-acid sequence MNTTSFAQRLFLSLLLLIAPATWASQMVIPAPPQLAAKSYVLMDAASGNVLIEQNADERLPPASLTKLMTAYLATLDINRGQIKGSDLVRISEKAWRMGGSKMFIEVGNEVAVDDLLRGIIIQSGNDASVAIAEHIAGSEEAFADMMNATAERLGMANSQFRNATGWPDPEHYSSAKDMAKLARAIIYEDPQHYAIYAQKEFLWNGIKQPNRNLLLWRDKTVDGLKTGHTEEAGYCLVSSAVRDGMRLISVVFGTNSEQARAAETQKLLTYGFRFFETRTFYQKGAELAQAQVWKGTARQLKAGLADDLTLTLPKGQLDKLQAGMTLNPQLMAPIEQGQVIGKVEVKLGEEVVHSADLVALESVEEGGLFRRLWDSIRLFFYGLFN is encoded by the coding sequence ATGAATACCACCAGCTTTGCCCAACGCCTTTTCCTGTCCCTTCTGCTGCTCATCGCACCGGCCACCTGGGCCAGCCAGATGGTGATCCCGGCGCCGCCGCAGCTGGCCGCCAAGTCCTATGTGCTGATGGATGCCGCCAGCGGCAACGTGCTGATCGAGCAGAACGCCGACGAGCGCCTGCCGCCGGCCAGCCTGACCAAGCTGATGACCGCCTACCTGGCGACCCTGGACATCAACCGCGGCCAGATCAAGGGCAGCGACCTGGTGCGCATCAGCGAGAAGGCCTGGCGCATGGGGGGCTCGAAGATGTTCATCGAGGTCGGCAACGAGGTCGCGGTCGACGACCTGCTGCGCGGCATCATCATCCAGTCCGGCAACGATGCCAGCGTGGCCATCGCCGAGCACATCGCCGGCAGCGAAGAGGCCTTCGCCGACATGATGAACGCCACCGCCGAGCGCCTGGGCATGGCCAACAGCCAGTTCCGCAACGCCACCGGCTGGCCGGACCCGGAGCACTACTCCTCGGCCAAGGACATGGCCAAGCTGGCCCGGGCGATCATCTACGAGGACCCCCAGCACTATGCGATCTATGCGCAGAAGGAGTTCCTCTGGAACGGCATCAAGCAGCCCAACCGCAACCTGCTGCTGTGGCGCGACAAGACCGTCGACGGCCTGAAGACCGGGCATACCGAGGAAGCCGGCTACTGCCTGGTGTCCTCCGCGGTGCGCGACGGCATGCGCCTGATCTCCGTGGTGTTCGGCACCAACAGCGAACAGGCCCGCGCCGCCGAGACCCAGAAGCTGCTGACCTACGGCTTCCGCTTCTTCGAGACCCGCACCTTCTATCAGAAGGGCGCCGAACTGGCCCAGGCCCAGGTGTGGAAGGGCACCGCTCGTCAGCTCAAGGCCGGCCTGGCCGACGACCTGACCCTGACCCTGCCCAAGGGCCAGCTGGACAAGCTGCAGGCCGGCATGACCCTCAATCCGCAGCTGATGGCGCCCATCGAGCAGGGCCAGGTGATCGGCAAGGTCGAGGTCAAGCTGGGCGAGGAGGTGGTGCACAGCGCCGACCTGGTGGCCCTGGAGTCCGTGGAGGAGGGTGGCCTCTTCCGGCGTCTGTGGGATAGCATTCGCCTGTTCTTCTACGGACTGTTCAACTGA
- the mltB gene encoding lytic murein transglycosylase B yields the protein MHRLRGWAARHAPWLGLAGVFGLAQPALGAAYEGSPQVAEFVAEMTRDYGFADEQLHQLFAQVERKQAIIDAISRPAEKVKPWSAYRPIFITEARITRGVEFWKQHQATLERAEQEYGVPAQVIVAIIGVETFYGGNTGGYRVADALSTLAFDYPPRAPFFRKELREFLMLAREEQVDPLSVTGSYAGAMGLPQFMPSSFRAYAVDFDGDGKINIWSNPVDAIGSVASYFKRHGWQPGGAVASRASVTGAQAEQGLSPGLDPVHKVGELRALGWSSADALDDALAVTAFRLEGAEGAEYWLGLPNFFVITRYNRSVMYAMAVNQLAELLVDARGAQ from the coding sequence ATGCACAGATTGCGCGGCTGGGCTGCACGGCACGCCCCCTGGCTAGGATTGGCCGGGGTTTTCGGACTCGCTCAGCCGGCGCTCGGCGCCGCTTACGAGGGCTCGCCGCAGGTGGCCGAGTTCGTCGCCGAGATGACCCGCGACTACGGCTTCGCCGACGAGCAGCTGCATCAGCTGTTCGCCCAGGTCGAGCGCAAGCAGGCGATCATCGACGCCATCTCGCGTCCGGCGGAGAAGGTCAAGCCCTGGAGTGCCTACCGGCCGATCTTCATCACCGAGGCCCGCATCACCCGCGGCGTCGAGTTCTGGAAGCAGCACCAGGCGACCCTGGAGCGGGCCGAGCAGGAATACGGCGTGCCGGCCCAGGTGATAGTCGCGATCATCGGCGTGGAAACCTTCTACGGCGGCAATACCGGCGGTTACCGGGTGGCCGACGCCCTGTCGACCCTGGCCTTCGACTACCCGCCGCGGGCGCCCTTCTTCCGCAAGGAATTGCGCGAGTTCCTCATGCTGGCGCGCGAAGAGCAGGTCGACCCGCTCAGCGTCACCGGCTCCTATGCCGGCGCCATGGGCCTGCCGCAGTTCATGCCGAGCAGCTTCCGCGCCTACGCGGTGGACTTCGACGGCGACGGCAAGATCAATATCTGGAGCAATCCGGTGGATGCCATCGGCAGCGTCGCCAGCTACTTCAAGCGCCACGGCTGGCAGCCCGGCGGGGCGGTGGCGAGCCGCGCCAGCGTCACCGGGGCACAGGCCGAGCAGGGCCTCAGCCCGGGGTTGGACCCCGTGCACAAGGTCGGTGAGTTGCGCGCGCTCGGCTGGTCCAGCGCCGACGCCCTGGACGACGCGCTGGCGGTGACCGCCTTCCGCCTGGAGGGCGCCGAGGGCGCCGAGTACTGGCTGGGCCTGCCGAACTTCTTCGTCATCACCCGTTACAACCGCAGCGTCATGTATGCCATGGCGGTGAACCAGTTGGCCGAACTGCTGGTCGATGCGCGGGGGGCACAATGA
- the rlmH gene encoding 23S rRNA (pseudouridine(1915)-N(3))-methyltransferase RlmH yields the protein MRIKLIAVGSRMPRWVEEGWQEYAKRMPAELALELVEIPLTTRGKNADVARMIRQEGEAMLAKVQPGERIVTLEVQGRPWSTEQLAAELDKWRLDARSVNLMVGGPEGLAPEVQARSEQRWSLSPLTLPHPLVRILIGEQIYRAWTVLSGHPYHK from the coding sequence GTGCGCATCAAGTTGATCGCCGTCGGCTCGCGCATGCCGCGCTGGGTGGAGGAGGGCTGGCAGGAGTACGCCAAGCGCATGCCCGCCGAGCTGGCCCTGGAGCTGGTGGAGATCCCCCTGACCACCCGCGGCAAGAATGCCGACGTGGCGCGGATGATCCGCCAGGAGGGCGAAGCCATGCTGGCCAAGGTGCAGCCCGGGGAACGCATCGTCACCCTGGAAGTCCAAGGGCGGCCGTGGAGCACCGAGCAGCTGGCCGCCGAGCTGGACAAGTGGCGCCTGGATGCGCGCAGCGTCAACCTCATGGTCGGCGGCCCGGAAGGCCTGGCGCCGGAGGTGCAGGCGCGCAGCGAGCAGCGCTGGTCGCTGTCGCCGCTGACCCTGCCGCACCCGCTGGTGCGCATCCTCATCGGCGAGCAGATCTACCGAGCCTGGACAGTGCTGTCCGGTCACCCCTACCACAAGTAG
- the rodA gene encoding rod shape-determining protein RodA, with amino-acid sequence MRRRASLLQRLHIDGILLLLLLTLAAGSLFILYSASGKNLDLLIKQASSFGIGLVGMLIIAQFEPRFMARWVPLAYVGGVGLLVAVDVMGHNAMGATRWINIPGVIRFQPSEFMKIIMPATIAWYLSTRSLPPSLKHIAISLALIGVPFVLILLQPDLGTSLLVIASGAFVLFMAGLQWRWIIGAAAALVPIAVGMWFFVLREYQKQRVLTFLNPESDPLGSGWNIIQSKAAIGSGGVLGKGWLLGTQSHLDFLPESHTDFIIAVLAEEFGLVGVCLLLLLYLLLIARGLVITVQAQTLFGKLLAGALTMTFFVYVFVNIGMVSGLLPVVGVPLPFISYGGTSLITLLSGFGILMSIHTHRKWIAQV; translated from the coding sequence CTGCGCCGCCGTGCCAGCCTGCTGCAGCGCCTGCACATCGACGGCATCCTGCTGTTGCTGTTGCTGACCCTGGCGGCTGGCAGCCTGTTCATCCTCTACTCAGCCAGTGGCAAGAACCTCGATCTGCTGATCAAGCAGGCCAGCTCCTTCGGCATCGGCCTGGTCGGCATGCTGATCATCGCCCAGTTCGAGCCGCGCTTCATGGCGCGCTGGGTGCCGCTGGCCTATGTCGGTGGCGTCGGCCTGCTGGTGGCGGTGGACGTCATGGGCCACAACGCCATGGGCGCCACGCGCTGGATCAACATCCCCGGGGTGATCCGCTTCCAGCCCTCGGAGTTCATGAAGATCATCATGCCGGCGACCATCGCCTGGTACCTGTCCACGCGCAGCCTGCCGCCGAGTCTCAAGCACATCGCCATCAGCCTGGCGCTGATCGGCGTGCCCTTCGTGCTGATCCTGCTGCAGCCGGACCTGGGCACCTCGCTGCTGGTGATCGCCTCGGGGGCCTTCGTGCTGTTCATGGCCGGCCTGCAGTGGCGCTGGATCATCGGCGCGGCGGCGGCGCTGGTGCCCATCGCGGTGGGCATGTGGTTCTTCGTGTTGCGCGAGTACCAGAAGCAGCGGGTGCTGACCTTTCTCAACCCGGAGAGCGATCCCTTGGGCAGCGGCTGGAACATCATCCAGTCGAAGGCGGCGATAGGTTCGGGGGGCGTGCTGGGCAAGGGCTGGCTGCTCGGCACCCAGTCGCACCTGGACTTTTTGCCGGAAAGCCATACGGACTTTATCATTGCCGTGCTCGCCGAGGAGTTCGGCCTGGTCGGCGTCTGCCTGCTGCTGCTGCTCTACCTGCTGTTGATCGCCCGTGGCCTGGTGATTACCGTGCAAGCGCAGACGCTCTTCGGTAAGCTCCTCGCCGGGGCCTTGACCATGACCTTCTTCGTCTATGTATTCGTCAATATCGGCATGGTCAGCGGGCTGCTGCCGGTGGTGGGGGTGCCACTGCCGTTCATCAGCTACGGCGGCACCTCGTTGATCACGCTGCTATCGGGATTTGGGATTTTGATGTCGATCCACACCCACCGTAAGTGGATCGCACAGGTTTGA
- a CDS encoding septal ring lytic transglycosylase RlpA family protein, with protein MKPTLPLRIAAYGALALLLASCSSTRAPQPVAPVKAGGAISGPGDYNRPHKDGAPWWDVDVSRIQDAVPMPHYGPVKASPYTVFGKQYYPISDARRYTAVGTASWYGTKFHGQATANGEAYDLYGMTAAHKTLPLPSYVRVTNLDNQRSVILRVNDRGPFYSDRIIDLSFAAAKKLGYAESGTARVKVEGIDPHEWWAQQGRPVPLVLAAPQQAAKPQAVAQPVAQPVAEPLEQYSPPPQQHAAAVLPVQIDAKKNASAGASGLYLQVAAFANPDAAELLKAKLSDTVAAPVFISSVVHNQQILHRVRLGPIASRGEAEQLQDSVRLANLGQPRLVKAD; from the coding sequence ATGAAGCCGACATTGCCACTGAGGATCGCCGCCTATGGCGCCCTGGCGCTGCTGCTGGCGAGCTGTTCGAGCACCCGTGCGCCGCAACCGGTGGCACCGGTAAAGGCGGGCGGGGCGATTTCCGGGCCCGGCGACTACAACCGTCCGCACAAGGACGGCGCGCCCTGGTGGGACGTCGACGTCTCGCGCATCCAGGACGCGGTGCCGATGCCCCACTATGGCCCGGTCAAGGCCAGCCCCTACACGGTGTTCGGCAAGCAGTACTATCCGATCAGCGATGCCCGTCGCTACACCGCCGTGGGTACGGCCTCCTGGTACGGCACCAAGTTCCACGGCCAGGCCACGGCCAACGGCGAGGCCTACGACCTGTACGGCATGACCGCCGCGCACAAGACCCTGCCGCTGCCCAGCTACGTGCGCGTCACCAACCTGGATAACCAGCGCAGCGTGATACTGCGGGTCAACGACCGCGGGCCGTTCTATTCCGACCGCATCATCGACCTGTCCTTCGCCGCGGCGAAGAAGCTCGGCTATGCCGAAAGCGGCACGGCCCGGGTCAAGGTCGAGGGTATCGACCCCCATGAGTGGTGGGCGCAGCAGGGGCGGCCGGTGCCGCTGGTGCTCGCCGCGCCGCAGCAGGCGGCCAAGCCGCAGGCGGTCGCCCAGCCAGTCGCGCAGCCGGTGGCCGAGCCGCTGGAGCAGTATTCGCCCCCGCCGCAGCAGCACGCCGCGGCGGTGCTGCCGGTGCAGATCGACGCAAAAAAAAACGCTTCAGCCGGAGCCTCTGGCCTGTATCTCCAGGTGGCCGCCTTCGCCAATCCGGACGCTGCGGAGCTGCTCAAGGCCAAGCTGAGCGATACCGTGGCTGCCCCGGTGTTCATCAGCTCAGTGGTGCACAACCAGCAGATTCTGCACCGCGTGCGCCTGGGGCCGATCGCCAGCCGGGGCGAGGCTGAGCAGCTGCAGGACAGCGTGCGCCTGGCCAACCTCGGCCAGCCGCGACTGGTCAAGGCGGATTGA